A portion of the Candidatus Limnocylindrales bacterium genome contains these proteins:
- a CDS encoding P-loop NTPase fold protein — translation MTTNLRLPPAALDPSDPWAADRLNRRQLAEFLTRVLVAQSEGCVLNLDGRWGSGKTFFLERWAADLRGSHAVVTFNAWESDGDEDPLASLLAEIKGQLASTLPKKAATKKLLDKLVKKSGPLLVATARIATKAAVRKVSGEEGLDLVSNVLDSESEEDIADSLGNAASKLVRNAVNRRAATKGFRAQFQSLVEHATTVGEMQPPFLIFIDELDRCRPTYALEVLECVKHLFSTPHAVFVIATDARQLHHSVNAVYGAGFDAERYLRRFFDITCRLPLVAPKQLATQLWHSAPLVNDGRAIVPTGTPELLGELAVAFDLTTRDFEQCYLRTRAAAANLPADQSLHWLHLAWLVMAQMQCPTNFGSFVDRSITSNEFLNQVRKAYPALNEGVGYLGGIYLSIAYGDDEAGISNQIDQRQWDSSSQWDMAAVGTLSNLVNESITIDIYLRVVALAGAIVAASR, via the coding sequence ATGACAACCAACCTTCGCCTGCCTCCGGCGGCCTTGGATCCTAGCGACCCTTGGGCCGCAGATAGGCTGAACCGCCGCCAGTTAGCCGAATTCCTTACCCGCGTCCTTGTCGCACAGTCCGAGGGCTGCGTTTTGAATCTGGACGGGCGATGGGGGTCTGGGAAGACTTTCTTCCTAGAACGGTGGGCGGCCGACCTCCGCGGCTCGCACGCCGTCGTAACATTCAACGCCTGGGAGTCCGACGGTGACGAGGACCCACTGGCCAGTCTGCTGGCTGAGATAAAAGGTCAGCTCGCAAGCACTCTTCCCAAAAAGGCGGCCACCAAGAAATTGCTCGACAAGCTCGTAAAAAAGAGCGGACCACTCTTGGTCGCTACAGCGCGCATTGCGACCAAGGCCGCCGTTCGCAAAGTGAGCGGTGAGGAAGGGCTAGACCTTGTTAGCAATGTCCTTGATTCCGAATCCGAGGAGGACATCGCAGATAGTCTAGGCAACGCCGCCAGCAAGTTGGTTCGCAACGCAGTGAATCGTCGAGCTGCAACCAAAGGGTTCAGAGCGCAATTTCAGTCGCTTGTGGAGCACGCGACAACAGTCGGCGAGATGCAGCCGCCGTTTTTAATTTTCATAGATGAACTCGACCGTTGCCGACCAACCTATGCTCTAGAGGTGCTAGAGTGCGTCAAGCATCTCTTTTCCACGCCTCATGCGGTGTTTGTGATTGCCACGGATGCGAGACAACTGCATCACTCGGTGAACGCCGTGTACGGCGCTGGTTTCGATGCTGAGCGATACTTGCGGCGTTTTTTTGATATTACGTGCCGCTTGCCGCTCGTCGCCCCCAAGCAGCTCGCAACGCAGCTCTGGCATTCAGCGCCATTGGTTAACGACGGTCGGGCAATCGTACCGACCGGCACGCCGGAACTACTCGGCGAACTCGCAGTCGCATTCGATCTGACCACGAGGGATTTCGAGCAATGTTACCTGCGAACACGAGCAGCTGCCGCAAATCTGCCGGCGGATCAGTCTCTACACTGGCTCCACCTCGCGTGGCTGGTCATGGCTCAAATGCAGTGCCCGACGAACTTCGGCAGCTTCGTTGATCGCAGCATCACCAGCAACGAATTTCTCAATCAGGTAAGAAAGGCTTACCCGGCGCTGAACGAGGGCGTGGGGTACCTTGGAGGCATCTATCTTTCCATAGCATACGGGGATGACGAGGCGGGTATTTCTAACCAGATTGATCAACGGCAATGGGATTCGTCGAGCCAGTGGGACATGGCAGCGGTAGGTACGCTCTCCAATCTGGTAAACGAGTCCATCACCATTGACATCTATCTTCGCGTTGTGGCTCTGGCGGGCGCGATCGTTGCGGCGAGTCGTTAG
- a CDS encoding DUF2283 domain-containing protein encodes MRLVYFPETDSLYIDFVDRPSVESEEIACGVVADFDAEGALVGIDIDSASTMVDLSRLILAGLAEMTETLA; translated from the coding sequence GTGAGGCTGGTCTACTTTCCGGAAACGGACTCCCTCTACATCGATTTTGTCGACCGGCCGAGTGTGGAGAGCGAGGAGATCGCATGCGGAGTAGTCGCCGATTTCGACGCTGAAGGTGCACTCGTCGGGATCGACATAGACAGCGCAAGCACAATGGTGGATCTCAGCCGACTGATTCTCGCCGGGCTGGCTGAAATGACGGAGACGCTGGCTTGA
- the gshB gene encoding glutathione synthase produces the protein MKFLHVMDPIERVDITKDTSFVFIRESQMRGHDNYYCGTSDLAFDNGAVKVRAATLKVSDVQGSHAEVGDWLWQPADGFHCVFMRKDPPFDTEFFFATHLLSLIDETKTFVFNRASGLREATEKMFILRFPQLIAETMVSASPDAILEFRDRVGGDIVVKPLDGCGGLGIFRISQGDLNTYSILETSTRHGLRPVMAQRFLPESRAGDMRLLYLDGKPLGAIKRVPKETDLRGNIHVGGTVIPADIGEREQAICRMLAPALDELGIYFAGLDVIGTYLTEVNVTSPTGVQESNRIGGFRLETKVIEFVERKCAELAR, from the coding sequence GTGAAGTTTTTGCACGTGATGGACCCCATCGAGCGGGTCGACATCACGAAAGACACGTCCTTTGTCTTCATCCGCGAATCGCAGATGCGCGGGCACGACAATTATTACTGCGGAACCTCCGACCTCGCGTTCGACAACGGGGCCGTCAAGGTGCGCGCCGCGACGCTCAAGGTCTCCGACGTGCAGGGCAGCCACGCCGAAGTCGGCGACTGGCTGTGGCAGCCCGCCGACGGCTTTCACTGCGTCTTCATGCGCAAGGATCCGCCGTTCGACACCGAGTTCTTCTTCGCGACGCATCTGCTGAGCCTGATCGACGAGACGAAGACATTCGTCTTCAATCGCGCCTCCGGGCTTCGCGAAGCGACCGAGAAGATGTTCATCCTGCGTTTTCCGCAGCTGATCGCCGAGACGATGGTGTCGGCCAGCCCGGATGCGATCCTCGAGTTCCGCGACCGCGTCGGCGGCGACATCGTCGTCAAACCGCTCGACGGCTGCGGCGGACTCGGGATCTTCCGCATCTCGCAGGGCGATCTCAATACGTACTCGATTCTCGAGACGTCCACGCGCCACGGCCTCAGGCCGGTGATGGCGCAGAGGTTTCTTCCCGAGTCGCGCGCCGGCGACATGCGGCTTTTGTACCTCGACGGAAAGCCGCTCGGCGCGATCAAGCGCGTGCCGAAGGAGACCGACCTGCGCGGCAACATCCATGTAGGCGGCACGGTGATTCCCGCCGACATCGGCGAGCGCGAGCAGGCCATCTGCCGCATGCTCGCGCCTGCGCTCGACGAGCTCGGGATCTACTTCGCCGGCCTCGACGTGATCGGCACGTACCTGACCGAGGTCAACGTGACGAGCCCGACCGGAGTGCAGGAGAGCAACCGCATCGGCGGGTTCCGGCTCGAGACGAAGGTGATCGAGTTCGTCGAGAGGAAGTGCGCGGAGCTCGCGCGGTAG
- a CDS encoding 16S rRNA (uracil(1498)-N(3))-methyltransferase: MISALANQTLPKTRIFVDPEHLTADRAVLTAASYHHLRNVLRFKPGDEVVVFDGAGRECFGVLELFQGETAVVRILGDAGRSTESGLDLTIAPCLAKGKKIDLVVEKVIELGADRVCVVTSERSVGRLDPAQALDRVERWRRIAKSAAEQSGRTVMPVIERIRTFEEFVTHKPADALGLVFTTAENTPAATLRNDYPDVTRVIAMIGPEGGFSMEEIEFAQSHGFVAVGLGPRVLRTETAAIVASALCQHLWGDLGRRAPNGDGKE; encoded by the coding sequence ATGATATCCGCCCTCGCCAATCAGACCCTTCCGAAGACGCGCATCTTCGTCGACCCGGAGCACCTCACGGCCGACCGCGCGGTACTTACCGCAGCCAGCTATCACCATCTTCGCAACGTGCTTCGCTTCAAGCCCGGCGACGAGGTCGTCGTGTTCGACGGCGCCGGCCGCGAGTGTTTCGGCGTGCTCGAGCTGTTCCAGGGCGAGACCGCGGTGGTGCGCATTCTCGGAGATGCCGGGCGCAGCACCGAATCCGGGCTCGATCTGACGATCGCGCCGTGCCTCGCCAAGGGCAAGAAGATCGATCTCGTCGTCGAGAAGGTGATCGAGCTCGGCGCCGATCGCGTCTGCGTGGTGACTTCCGAGCGCAGCGTCGGCCGTCTCGATCCTGCGCAAGCTCTCGATCGCGTCGAACGCTGGCGCCGCATCGCCAAATCGGCCGCCGAGCAGAGCGGCCGCACCGTGATGCCCGTGATCGAGCGCATCCGCACGTTCGAGGAGTTCGTCACGCACAAGCCCGCCGATGCGCTCGGCCTGGTGTTTACGACCGCCGAGAACACGCCGGCCGCGACGCTGAGGAACGATTATCCCGACGTGACGCGCGTGATTGCGATGATCGGACCCGAAGGCGGCTTCTCGATGGAAGAAATCGAGTTCGCGCAGAGCCACGGGTTCGTCGCCGTCGGTCTCGGGCCTCGCGTGCTTCGCACCGAGACCGCAGCCATCGTCGCATCGGCGCTGTGCCAGCATCTGTGGGGCGACCTCGGACGCCGTGCACCGAACGGCGACGGAAAAGAGTAA
- a CDS encoding 50S ribosomal protein L11 methyltransferase → MTRRWFEIAIPVPSGLVDEASALLDVAGFGGVEVREHERGTDVVVVVDAEDDSVDDSKHCTAEHGATWPEGLRASIAAARDAVAILGCGEPRIAELDSNVWTENWKRHFARRTFAGVIEVRPPWESAPPADSRLLSIVINPGMAFGTGLHETTAGCLELLVEQMKPGMRVADVGCGSGILAIAAARLGASHVLATDVDPLAVDATRENIDANDVAAIVDVELEPGEVGIPQWERDARPGLSVARDSAAPHALLECPEERSHPDAHRQAADVTLLHESPRPAPNGATGGGFASRGKRSFDLIVANILAETLVELRSSLSEAAADGGILVLSGIEARRLKIVEEAFIRPPWRRVRTVAKGDWISICLHNALAEPVRGLSVPGVSGGGGPKNDLPGVA, encoded by the coding sequence TTGACCCGACGCTGGTTCGAAATTGCGATTCCCGTCCCGTCCGGGCTTGTCGACGAAGCCTCCGCGCTTCTCGACGTGGCCGGCTTCGGCGGCGTCGAAGTGCGCGAGCACGAGCGAGGCACCGATGTCGTGGTCGTCGTCGATGCCGAGGACGACAGTGTGGACGACAGCAAGCATTGCACAGCCGAACATGGCGCCACCTGGCCCGAAGGCCTGCGCGCCAGCATCGCCGCCGCACGCGATGCGGTCGCAATTCTCGGCTGCGGCGAGCCGCGCATCGCCGAGCTCGACTCCAACGTGTGGACGGAAAACTGGAAGCGTCACTTCGCGCGCCGCACGTTCGCCGGCGTGATCGAAGTGCGCCCTCCGTGGGAAAGCGCTCCGCCGGCGGACAGCCGACTGCTGTCGATCGTGATCAATCCCGGCATGGCATTCGGTACGGGGCTTCACGAAACCACCGCAGGCTGCCTCGAGCTTCTGGTCGAACAGATGAAGCCCGGCATGCGTGTAGCCGACGTCGGGTGCGGCTCGGGAATTCTCGCGATCGCCGCGGCGCGCCTCGGCGCGAGCCATGTGCTCGCAACCGATGTCGATCCGCTCGCCGTCGACGCGACGCGCGAGAACATCGATGCAAACGACGTCGCCGCGATCGTCGACGTCGAGCTCGAGCCGGGCGAGGTCGGCATTCCGCAATGGGAGCGCGATGCGCGGCCGGGACTTTCGGTCGCACGCGACAGCGCTGCCCCGCACGCGCTCCTCGAATGTCCCGAGGAACGGTCGCACCCCGATGCGCACAGGCAGGCAGCGGATGTGACATTACTTCACGAGTCGCCGCGGCCGGCGCCGAACGGGGCGACGGGCGGCGGCTTCGCATCGCGCGGCAAGCGATCGTTCGACCTTATCGTCGCCAACATCCTGGCCGAGACTCTCGTGGAACTGCGGAGTTCCCTTTCCGAGGCAGCCGCCGACGGCGGCATCCTCGTGCTCTCCGGAATCGAGGCCCGCAGGTTGAAAATCGTCGAGGAGGCTTTTATCCGTCCTCCGTGGCGCCGCGTCCGCACTGTCGCCAAGGGTGACTGGATCTCGATCTGTCTGCACAACGCCTTGGCAGAGCCGGTGCGTGGGCTTAGCGTGCCGGGCGTGTCCGGTGGTGGTGGACCAAAGAACGATCTTCCCGGAGTCGCCTGA
- a CDS encoding glycerophosphodiester phosphodiesterase family protein, whose product MAAKVLAIGHRGAAGHMPENTMPSFEKALELGADALEFDVALTRDGVPVVIHDDTLDRTTDGRGPVEQSTFEEIARLDAGSWKAVPTHVPTLAEVIRTLAPRTLLNLEIKMSARRVEIVDACAQAVLEEDGVDQVVFSSFDHDALRLLRHVLPQARIGVLSVATGFEHALRCAAEIAAENIHPPIVLASPALVARAHAAGLQVWTWTANSPAMIAGAIAGGVDGIFSDFPERVLAARDAT is encoded by the coding sequence ATGGCGGCAAAGGTTCTCGCGATCGGACATCGCGGCGCGGCCGGGCACATGCCGGAGAACACGATGCCGTCGTTCGAAAAGGCCCTCGAGCTCGGCGCCGATGCGCTCGAGTTCGATGTCGCACTGACGCGCGACGGCGTTCCGGTGGTGATCCACGACGACACGCTCGATCGTACGACCGACGGCCGCGGACCGGTCGAACAGTCCACGTTCGAGGAAATCGCGCGGCTCGACGCCGGATCGTGGAAAGCCGTGCCGACGCACGTGCCGACGCTTGCCGAAGTCATTCGAACGCTCGCGCCGCGGACGCTCCTCAACCTCGAGATCAAGATGAGCGCGCGCCGCGTGGAAATCGTCGATGCGTGCGCGCAGGCGGTGCTCGAAGAGGATGGAGTCGATCAGGTGGTCTTCTCGTCGTTCGATCACGACGCGCTGCGGCTGCTGCGGCACGTGCTTCCGCAGGCCCGCATCGGCGTGCTCAGCGTGGCAACGGGGTTCGAGCACGCGCTTCGCTGCGCGGCCGAAATCGCTGCCGAAAACATCCATCCGCCGATTGTTCTCGCAAGCCCCGCGCTGGTCGCGCGCGCGCATGCGGCCGGTCTTCAGGTCTGGACGTGGACGGCGAATTCTCCGGCGATGATTGCAGGCGCGATTGCCGGCGGCGTCGACGGAATCTTCAGCGACTTCCCCGAGCGGGTTCTCGCGGCTCGCGACGCAACGTAA
- a CDS encoding pitrilysin family protein encodes MNQAHKLNGAPDTDTRVFQLANGMKVVIREDHFAPVVAEQVWVQAGGADETAIEAGIAHVHEHMLFKGTARRGVGEIAGAVESSGGSINAWTSWDQTVYHLVLASRFAGEGIDILADATQHSSFDPGELDKELGVVMEEWKRGQDSPSSRVYDLMFATAYSAHPYKRPVIGTEKSIKGLTRELITSFYKRYYSPSNMTLIVVGDVNTEAMKREIEAKFGPFADHVVQRPARPVEPAQKETRFASAVMDVQEAQIAIGFHIPDANHKDTPALDVLAHILGGGESSRVYRRLVAEHPLATSAGAFAYTPPDPGLFLETASCEADDVKAVLDGLIGETARIRDNPVSEEELARAKTNLESDFVYRSQTVQGQSRELGYAIVVHKDLDYAQKYIQALHEITAADVQKVARKYLTPENMTGVTLRPTGSAELVTLATLRADAQALATKKPVVEASSKVGAARQAKAPPATRADTQPKLVTLPNGVRLIVQEHHAVPMFSVRAAVLGGLLAERKGNNGVSNFVAEMLTRGTEHRTREQLAANIESLAGDLGGFAGRSSFGVAGTFLSEYLNYGLSLTMEVLLDPAFPADEVEKTRREILLAIKNRADESAQVAFDLAYKTVYPDHPYGMTTLGEPDSVAHLTADDLRRFYDSVLDPESLVVTVVGDIDSDQVIAKLSKSLSRVQGDGVAFTRPERASTPTRIRRARIDTNRKQSHVVVAFPGAAMGDPERYPLSVLDTVLSRQGGRLFYELRDKQALAYTVSSFSTEGYDPGLVGGYIATDPSNESRALDGLLSEFEKIRQTDIKAEELARAQRYLIGNYEIALQTNSAIAENMTFNELYGLGYLEGRRYATHINAVGTENVRAVANRFLTLDTRVEAVVGPPSPGAKEKE; translated from the coding sequence ATGAATCAGGCTCACAAGCTCAACGGTGCTCCCGACACCGACACCCGGGTCTTCCAGCTCGCCAACGGCATGAAGGTCGTCATCCGCGAGGACCACTTCGCCCCGGTCGTCGCCGAGCAGGTCTGGGTGCAGGCCGGCGGCGCCGACGAAACGGCCATCGAAGCCGGCATCGCACACGTGCACGAGCACATGCTTTTCAAAGGAACCGCGCGCCGCGGAGTCGGCGAGATCGCCGGGGCCGTCGAGTCGTCGGGCGGCAGCATCAATGCGTGGACGTCGTGGGATCAGACCGTCTATCACCTCGTGCTGGCGTCGCGCTTTGCCGGCGAGGGGATCGACATCCTTGCCGACGCCACGCAGCACTCGTCGTTCGATCCGGGCGAGCTCGACAAGGAGCTCGGCGTCGTCATGGAGGAGTGGAAGCGCGGGCAGGACTCTCCGTCGAGCCGCGTCTACGACCTGATGTTCGCGACCGCGTACTCGGCGCATCCTTATAAGCGTCCGGTCATCGGCACCGAGAAGTCGATCAAAGGTCTTACGCGCGAGCTCATCACGAGCTTCTACAAGCGCTACTACTCGCCGAGCAACATGACGTTGATCGTCGTCGGCGACGTCAACACCGAGGCGATGAAACGCGAGATCGAGGCCAAGTTCGGCCCGTTCGCGGATCACGTCGTCCAGCGGCCTGCGCGGCCGGTCGAGCCGGCGCAGAAGGAAACGCGCTTCGCGAGCGCCGTCATGGACGTGCAGGAAGCGCAGATCGCGATCGGGTTCCACATTCCGGATGCGAACCACAAGGACACGCCGGCGCTCGACGTGCTCGCGCACATTCTCGGCGGCGGCGAAAGCTCGCGCGTTTACCGGCGCCTGGTCGCCGAGCATCCTCTGGCAACGAGCGCCGGAGCGTTCGCCTATACGCCTCCGGATCCGGGCCTTTTCCTCGAGACCGCGTCGTGCGAAGCCGACGACGTCAAGGCCGTGCTCGACGGCCTGATCGGCGAGACCGCAAGGATCCGCGACAATCCCGTCAGCGAAGAAGAGCTTGCGCGCGCCAAGACCAATCTCGAAAGCGATTTCGTCTACCGCAGCCAGACCGTGCAGGGCCAGTCTCGCGAGCTCGGCTATGCGATCGTCGTGCACAAGGATCTCGACTACGCGCAGAAGTACATCCAGGCCCTTCACGAAATCACCGCGGCCGACGTGCAGAAGGTCGCGCGCAAGTACCTGACGCCCGAGAACATGACCGGCGTCACGCTCCGGCCGACCGGTTCTGCAGAGCTCGTCACGCTCGCGACGCTTCGCGCCGATGCCCAGGCGCTCGCGACCAAGAAGCCCGTCGTCGAAGCATCGTCGAAAGTCGGCGCGGCGAGGCAGGCCAAGGCGCCGCCTGCGACGCGCGCCGACACGCAGCCGAAGCTCGTCACGCTTCCGAACGGCGTGCGTCTGATCGTGCAGGAGCACCACGCGGTGCCGATGTTCTCGGTGCGAGCGGCCGTGCTCGGAGGTCTTCTCGCCGAGCGGAAGGGCAACAACGGCGTCTCCAACTTCGTCGCCGAGATGCTGACGCGCGGCACCGAGCACCGCACGCGCGAGCAGCTCGCCGCCAACATCGAGTCGCTGGCCGGAGATCTCGGCGGATTTGCCGGCAGAAGCTCGTTCGGCGTGGCCGGCACGTTCCTGTCGGAGTACCTGAACTACGGCCTCAGCCTTACGATGGAAGTGCTTCTCGATCCGGCGTTCCCCGCCGACGAAGTCGAAAAGACCCGCCGCGAGATCCTGCTGGCCATCAAGAACCGCGCCGACGAATCGGCGCAGGTCGCGTTCGACCTCGCCTACAAGACCGTCTACCCGGATCATCCGTACGGCATGACGACGCTCGGCGAGCCTGACAGCGTCGCGCACCTGACGGCCGACGATCTGCGACGTTTCTACGACTCCGTGCTCGATCCGGAGAGCCTCGTGGTGACCGTGGTCGGCGACATCGACAGCGATCAGGTCATCGCGAAGCTCTCGAAGTCGCTGTCGCGGGTGCAGGGCGACGGCGTGGCGTTCACGCGGCCCGAGCGCGCCTCGACGCCGACGCGGATCCGCCGCGCGCGCATCGACACCAATCGCAAGCAGAGCCACGTGGTCGTCGCGTTCCCCGGCGCCGCGATGGGCGATCCCGAGCGCTATCCGCTGTCGGTTCTCGACACCGTGCTGTCGCGCCAAGGCGGCCGGCTGTTCTACGAGCTGCGCGACAAGCAGGCTCTCGCGTACACGGTCAGCAGCTTTTCGACCGAAGGCTACGATCCGGGCCTCGTCGGCGGATACATCGCAACCGATCCGTCCAACGAGAGCCGCGCGCTCGACGGGCTGCTCAGCGAGTTCGAGAAGATCCGCCAGACCGACATCAAGGCGGAAGAGCTCGCGCGTGCGCAGCGTTACCTGATCGGCAACTACGAGATCGCGCTGCAGACCAACAGCGCGATTGCCGAGAACATGACGTTCAACGAGCTCTACGGCCTCGGTTATCTCGAAGGGCGCCGCTACGCGACGCACATCAACGCCGTGGGCACAGAGAACGTCCGCGCAGTCGCGAACCGCTTTCTTACGCTCGATACGCGGGTCGAAGCCGTGGTCGGACCGCCGTCGCCCGGTGCGAAAGAGAAAGAGTAA
- a CDS encoding CvpA family protein yields the protein MSPVDIIFAIILVLAMWRGYSRGLLRTAATYVAPVLAFMLAKDFSDPVRDRLALYQVVPEFALEFFAPLIVFIVVVVVVRLFASLVARLLGVGLSLPSRVLAGLASVAIVAIVLGAVVILVHELRPPERVKLDTPGEAPGDPFESLLATLNERFSESLLAAPLEQLASRVLTETIGSTQHSSPVGRDIREQIEGAAQKAAGAAIDSLGKPPTRHDALPPASSSPALSSKEEPARPAASAAARPAQPIRQVQPATPAAPSDSGRR from the coding sequence TTGAGTCCCGTCGATATCATTTTCGCCATCATTCTCGTGCTCGCGATGTGGCGCGGCTACTCGAGAGGGCTGCTGCGCACGGCTGCGACCTACGTCGCGCCGGTGCTCGCGTTCATGCTGGCAAAAGACTTCTCGGATCCGGTCCGCGACCGGCTCGCGCTCTACCAGGTCGTCCCGGAGTTCGCGCTCGAGTTCTTCGCTCCGCTGATCGTCTTCATCGTCGTGGTCGTGGTCGTGCGGCTGTTCGCGTCGCTGGTTGCGCGGCTGCTCGGCGTCGGGCTGTCGCTTCCGAGCCGGGTGCTGGCCGGGCTTGCGAGCGTGGCCATCGTTGCGATTGTGCTCGGGGCGGTCGTCATCCTGGTGCACGAGCTGCGTCCGCCCGAGCGCGTCAAGCTCGACACTCCCGGTGAAGCGCCCGGCGATCCGTTCGAGAGCCTGCTCGCGACGCTCAACGAGCGATTCTCCGAGTCGCTGCTCGCGGCGCCGCTCGAGCAGCTCGCGTCGCGCGTGCTGACCGAGACGATCGGCAGCACGCAGCACAGCTCGCCGGTCGGCCGCGACATTCGCGAGCAGATCGAAGGCGCGGCACAGAAGGCCGCCGGGGCTGCCATCGATTCTCTCGGCAAGCCGCCGACGCGTCACGATGCGCTGCCGCCGGCTTCGTCTTCACCGGCTTTGTCTTCAAAGGAAGAGCCGGCGAGGCCCGCCGCGTCCGCTGCCGCGAGACCGGCGCAACCGATCCGGCAGGTCCAGCCTGCAACGCCCGCGGCGCCTTCCGACAGCGGCCGACGATGA
- the dnaG gene encoding DNA primase encodes MIAEQKIAEIRQSARISEFIAPYVSLRRSGRGMMGLCPFHSEQSPSFSVSDEGGFYHCFGCGAGGNVFKFVMQMENLSFPEAVRKIAAHYGIDVPEEGVSAGAASERDASFEMLTSAAKFYRACLGATGFGQTVSAYLDERGVSEASRERYFLGAAPSAGDALVQHFRRKRYDLRVAERIGLVGLRGGSAYDRFRGRLMFPIRDSQGRTLGFGARRIGDGDGPKYLNSSDSPVYHKGRVLYGLFEWRESERKPVQAAPQTPAQTPPRAPAQSAPRDSELILVEGYLDVIAMSQAGIANVVAGCGTALTSDQARLVRRHAGDVVALFDGDDAGRRAAARSFPVFLEAALWARGVFLPQSEDPDTFVRRNGASALRSEIAAAKPLVESYVRYVAEGASGPGATARVGAELATVLRKVENPFEYDDFVRKASLWTGISERVLREQARPEQKPSVRAPQRSISIAAGPPTAEELLVSVLLSDAGCVDRLEKRDIVGHLHTEPWATIAADIFAARDSTGGFVPGDILAELDGDLRSRIVARLQGDPTFGDADGRQTVLADCLKRLAGAAFERSKKRMLLELRRLEEIGDDAGAAALLERWNRMKSEKVR; translated from the coding sequence ATGATCGCCGAACAGAAGATCGCCGAGATCCGTCAGTCCGCACGCATCTCGGAGTTCATTGCGCCGTACGTCTCACTGCGGCGGAGCGGGCGCGGGATGATGGGCCTCTGCCCGTTCCACAGCGAGCAGTCGCCGTCGTTTTCGGTCAGCGACGAAGGCGGCTTCTACCACTGCTTCGGATGCGGAGCCGGCGGCAACGTCTTCAAGTTCGTCATGCAGATGGAAAACCTTTCGTTTCCGGAAGCGGTTCGAAAGATTGCAGCGCACTACGGCATCGACGTGCCCGAGGAAGGCGTCTCGGCGGGCGCGGCGTCCGAGCGCGACGCTTCGTTCGAGATGCTCACGTCGGCGGCGAAGTTCTACCGCGCGTGTCTCGGAGCGACCGGTTTCGGGCAGACCGTGAGCGCTTATCTCGACGAGCGCGGCGTCAGCGAAGCGTCACGCGAGCGCTATTTTCTCGGCGCGGCGCCGTCGGCGGGCGATGCGCTGGTCCAGCACTTCCGTCGCAAGCGCTACGATCTGCGCGTGGCCGAGCGCATCGGCCTCGTCGGGCTGCGCGGCGGCTCGGCCTACGATCGTTTCCGCGGACGTCTGATGTTCCCGATCCGCGATTCGCAGGGACGCACGCTCGGTTTCGGCGCGCGGCGGATCGGCGACGGCGACGGGCCGAAGTACCTCAACTCGAGCGACTCGCCGGTCTACCACAAGGGTCGCGTGCTCTACGGCCTGTTCGAATGGCGCGAATCCGAGCGCAAGCCGGTGCAGGCTGCGCCGCAGACACCTGCACAGACACCGCCGCGAGCACCGGCGCAGAGTGCGCCGCGGGATAGTGAGCTCATTCTCGTCGAGGGCTATCTCGACGTGATCGCGATGTCGCAGGCGGGCATTGCCAACGTCGTTGCCGGATGCGGTACGGCGCTGACCAGCGACCAGGCGCGGCTCGTGCGCCGTCATGCCGGCGACGTCGTCGCGCTGTTCGACGGTGACGACGCGGGGCGTCGAGCCGCGGCGCGCAGCTTTCCAGTTTTTCTCGAGGCGGCTCTGTGGGCACGCGGCGTATTTCTTCCCCAAAGTGAGGACCCGGACACATTCGTGCGCAGGAACGGAGCCAGCGCGCTTCGCAGCGAGATCGCGGCCGCGAAACCGCTCGTCGAATCCTACGTCCGTTATGTCGCCGAAGGCGCATCCGGGCCCGGAGCGACGGCGCGAGTGGGCGCCGAGCTCGCGACCGTGCTTCGCAAAGTCGAGAATCCGTTCGAGTACGACGACTTCGTGCGCAAGGCGTCCCTGTGGACCGGGATCTCCGAACGGGTCCTTCGCGAGCAGGCGCGTCCCGAGCAGAAGCCGTCGGTGCGCGCTCCGCAGCGCAGCATTTCGATCGCCGCCGGGCCGCCGACCGCCGAGGAGCTGCTGGTCTCGGTGCTCCTGTCGGATGCGGGCTGCGTTGATCGTCTCGAAAAGCGGGATATCGTGGGCCACCTGCACACGGAGCCGTGGGCAACGATCGCGGCCGACATTTTCGCGGCGCGTGATTCGACAGGAGGATTCGTGCCGGGCGACATTCTCGCGGAGCTCGACGGCGATCTCCGCAGCCGCATCGTGGCCAGGCTCCAGGGCGATCCGACGTTCGGCGACGCGGATGGACGGCAGACGGTCCTCGCCGACTGCCTGAAGCGCCTGGCAGGCGCAGCGTTCGAGCGCTCGAAGAAGCGCATGCTGCTCGAGCTTCGACGCCTCGAGGAGATCGGCGACGACGCGGGTGCCGCGGCGCTTCTCGAGCGATGGAACAGAATGAAGAGCGAAAAGGTTCGTTGA